From one Nitrosococcus halophilus Nc 4 genomic stretch:
- a CDS encoding amino acid kinase has translation MWVVKLGGSLYESHYLPRWLQRLATYEGQIVIVPGGGPFADQVRHAQNRWRIADACAHAMALLAMEQFGRLLQGLEPRLCLAASRKDIKQALSQQRVPIWLPAAELLDQPAIPESWEVTSDSLAVWLSGQLKARRLVLIKQARLSEPVISARALAAQGIVDAAFPHFLHSLTVPCYCITADDYLQITRTGMANMGTRICPDK, from the coding sequence ATGTGGGTTGTCAAGCTCGGCGGCAGCCTTTACGAAAGTCACTACTTACCCCGCTGGCTTCAGCGGCTCGCCACCTATGAAGGCCAAATTGTCATTGTACCGGGTGGCGGCCCCTTTGCTGATCAAGTACGCCACGCCCAAAACCGCTGGAGGATAGCCGATGCCTGCGCCCATGCTATGGCCTTGCTTGCCATGGAGCAATTTGGCCGCTTGCTACAGGGCTTAGAGCCTAGACTTTGTCTCGCAGCTAGTCGTAAAGACATTAAACAAGCACTCAGCCAGCAGCGAGTCCCGATTTGGTTGCCCGCAGCCGAGCTATTGGATCAACCTGCCATTCCAGAAAGTTGGGAGGTTACCTCTGACAGCCTAGCGGTTTGGCTTAGCGGCCAACTAAAAGCCCGCCGTCTCGTCTTGATTAAACAAGCGCGGCTATCGGAACCGGTGATCAGCGCCCGCGCCCTTGCTGCCCAAGGGATCGTTGACGCCGCTTTCCCTCATTTTCTTCATTCTCTGACGGTTCCCTGCTATTGCATTACCGCCGATGACTACCTCCAAATCACCCGGACAGGTATGGCTAATATGGGAACCCGGATCTGTCCAGATAAATAA
- the aroB gene encoding 3-dehydroquinate synthase: MITVQVDLQERSYPIYIGSGLLDQGHLLVKHIVGPEVMVVTNETVAPLYLETLLKGLKDYRCAQVILPDGEQYKTLEVLGQIFDGLLKAPFSRRCTVIALGGGVIGDMAGFAAACYQRGVAYIQVPTTLLAQVDSSVGGKTAVNHPRGKNMIGAFYQPRCVLADTDTLNTLDERQLRAGVAEVIKYGLIRDAEFFAWLEEHISELLARNPLALAQAIEWSCHNKAEVVAADERESGIRAILNLGHTFGHAIETGLGYGTWLHGEAVAVGMAMAADLSRRLGWLSTPEVKRVLNLLEQAGLPRHAPREIDKARFMELMAVDKKVIDGHLRLVLLKQLGQATVTGDFRPELLEATIEDCR, from the coding sequence ATGATTACAGTACAAGTCGACCTTCAAGAACGTAGTTATCCCATCTATATTGGCAGCGGCCTGCTAGACCAAGGCCACCTTTTGGTAAAGCATATCGTGGGACCTGAGGTCATGGTCGTCACTAATGAGACGGTGGCGCCTTTATATCTAGAGACCCTTTTGAAGGGGCTCAAAGACTACCGTTGTGCCCAAGTAATCCTGCCTGATGGCGAGCAATATAAGACTTTGGAGGTATTGGGGCAAATTTTTGATGGGTTGCTCAAAGCCCCCTTTTCCCGTCGTTGCACCGTGATTGCCTTGGGTGGCGGCGTTATTGGTGACATGGCGGGATTCGCTGCGGCCTGTTACCAGCGGGGAGTTGCCTATATTCAGGTTCCTACCACCTTATTAGCCCAGGTGGATTCCTCTGTCGGGGGAAAGACAGCGGTTAACCACCCTCGGGGAAAGAATATGATCGGTGCTTTTTACCAGCCCCGCTGTGTTTTGGCTGATACGGATACCCTCAATACCCTGGATGAGAGGCAGTTGCGGGCGGGAGTGGCTGAGGTGATCAAATATGGCCTTATTCGGGATGCGGAGTTCTTTGCCTGGTTAGAGGAGCATATTAGTGAGTTATTGGCGCGAAACCCCTTAGCATTGGCACAAGCCATTGAGTGGTCTTGCCATAATAAGGCCGAGGTCGTTGCAGCCGATGAGCGAGAATCAGGGATACGGGCAATTCTTAATCTAGGCCATACTTTTGGCCATGCGATTGAAACAGGTCTGGGGTATGGTACCTGGTTGCATGGTGAAGCGGTGGCGGTGGGTATGGCAATGGCAGCGGATTTGTCAAGGCGGCTAGGGTGGTTGTCGACTCCAGAAGTAAAGCGGGTGCTTAATCTATTGGAGCAGGCGGGGCTTCCTAGGCATGCCCCGCGAGAAATTGATAAGGCTCGCTTCATGGAGTTGATGGCAGTGGATAAAAAAGTCATCGATGGGCATTTGCGCCTGGTATTACTGAAACAGTTGGGGCAGGCTACGGTGACCGGTGATTTTAGACCCGAGCTGCTAGAAGCTACGATAGAGGATTGCCGTTAG
- the aroK gene encoding shikimate kinase AroK: MMARNIFLVGPMGAGKTTLGRYLAKMLGRKFHDSDREIECRTGVSIPVIFEIEGEAGFRQRECKMIAELTQLSNIILATGGGAVLAIENRQRLAQGGTVVYLYASPEQLYRRTVHDSNRPLLQTENPLERLKRLLKERDPLYREVADITIKTGERPIKAVANEVLRQLKRYGNVHGQKFSAIR; encoded by the coding sequence ATTATGGCTAGAAATATTTTCCTCGTGGGTCCAATGGGGGCCGGTAAAACGACCCTTGGTCGGTACTTGGCAAAGATGCTGGGTAGAAAATTCCATGATAGCGATCGTGAAATCGAATGCCGCACCGGGGTCAGTATTCCCGTAATCTTTGAAATCGAGGGGGAGGCCGGTTTTCGGCAGCGTGAGTGTAAGATGATTGCTGAGCTTACCCAGCTAAGCAATATTATATTGGCAACTGGCGGGGGAGCGGTGCTTGCCATTGAGAATCGACAGAGGTTGGCGCAGGGAGGAACCGTCGTCTATTTGTATGCATCACCAGAACAACTCTATCGCCGTACTGTCCATGATAGCAACCGCCCTTTATTGCAGACGGAAAATCCGTTAGAGCGCCTGAAACGCTTACTCAAGGAGCGCGATCCCCTGTATCGAGAAGTGGCGGATATCACCATCAAAACAGGTGAACGACCCATCAAGGCCGTTGCCAATGAGGTGCTCCGGCAGCTTAAACGGTATGGAAATGTTCACGGGCAGAAGTTTTCCGCCATACGCTAA